In the Drosophila teissieri strain GT53w chromosome 3R, Prin_Dtei_1.1, whole genome shotgun sequence genome, CGAAGATCTGCAGCAAAAGCTTCTGTCCACGCGCACCGCCAGCGACCAGGCCCTCAAGTTCCGGGTGGTGGAGCTTTGCGCCCTCATCCAACGCATCTCCGCTGTCGAGCTGTACACGCATCTGCGGAGCGGTCTACAAAAAGAGTTGCAGCTGGTCACCGAAAAGAGCGTGGCTGCAACCGCAGGCCAATCAATGCCGCTAAATCCCTACAACATGAACAACACGCCCATGGTTACCGGCTACATGGACCCCAGTGAACTGCTGGCGGTGTCCAACAGCTGCAATCCGCCTGTTGTTCAGGGCATAGGCCCCATCCACAATGTGCAAAATCCAGGCATAGCCTCTCCAGCCCTCGGAATGGTCACGCCCAAGGTGGAGCTGTACGAGGTTCAACATCAGATCATGCAGGCCCTCAATGATTTTGGCAACTGTGCCAATGCATTAAAACTGCTTGTCCAGAACTATGGCTACATGCTGAACTCCACATCGTCGCCGAACGCAGAAGCTGCCTACAGAAGTCTAATCGATGAAAAAGCGGCCATCGTGCTCACAATGCGTCGCAGCTTTATGTACTACGAGTCGCTCCACGAGATGGTCATACACGAGCTCAAGAACTGGCGCCACCAACAAGCGCAAGCTGGAAACGGAGCTCCCTTTAATGAGGGCTCCCTGGATGACATCCAGCGCTGCTTTGAGATGCTCGAGACCTTTATCGCACACATGTTGGCTGCCGTTAAGGAGCTGATGCGCGTACGTCTGGTCACCGAAGAGCCAGAGCTCACACATCTGCTTGAACAGGTGCAAAACGCACAGAAGAACCTGGTATGCTCCGCCTTTATCGTCGACAAACAGCCCCCGCAAGTGATGAAGACTAACACACGCTTCGCAGCGTCTGTGCGTTGGCTAATCGGCTCCCAGCTCGGCATCCACAACAATCCACCCACAGTCGAGTGCATCATAATGTCAGGTAACTATATGTGCGCTTTTTACTGCCCAGTATTTAAACCTAACGCTTCCCCTTTTCATTCACAGAGATCCAGTCGCAACGGTTCGTCACGCGCAATACACAGATGGATAATAGTAGCCTCTCCGGTCAATCATCGGGCGAGATTCAAAACGCCTCTAGCACCATGGAGTATCAACAAAACAACCATGTTTTCTCCGCCAGCTTCCGAAACATGCAGCTAAAGAAGATTAAGCGGGCAGAAAAGAAAGGCACTGAGAGCGTTATGGATGAGAAGTTCGCCCTGTTCTTctacaccaccaccacagtAAACGATTTCCAGATCCGGGTGTGGACCCTGTCCTTACCGGTGGTGGTGATTGTGCACGGCAACCAGGAGCCACAATCTTGGGCTACCATTACTTGGGACAATGCGTTTGCAGAGATTGTGCGCGATCCCTTCATGATTACCGACCGCGTTACCTGGGCCCAGCTGTCCGTCGCGTTGAACATCAAATTTGGATCTTGCACAGGGCGTTCTTTGACTATTGATAACCTGGATTTCCTATGTGAGTTCGATCTCCGTTATTTCTTGACGATCGatctttattttcgttttctttttagaCGAGAAACTCCAGCGTGAGGAGCGATCTGAGTACATTACGTGGAACCAGTTCTGTAAGGAGCCCATGCCTGACCGGTCCTTTACATTCTGGGAGTGGTTCTTTGCCATCATGAAACTCACCAAAGATCACATGTTGGGCATGTGGAAAGCAGGCTGCATTATGGGCTTCATCAACAAGGCCAAGGCTCAGGATGATCTGTTGCGTTCAGTCTATGGTATTGGGACTTTCCTGCTCCGCTTCTCCGACAGCGAGCTCGGTTTGTTAAAATTACTTACCAAAAAGGTctccaaaaataataacaatataacTACAGGTGGAGTCACTATCGCCTACGTAAACGAAAATGGACTGGTCACCATGCTAGCGCCATGGACTGCACGTGATTTCCAGGTGCTGAACCTGGCCGATCGCATTCGAGATCTAGATGTGCTTTGCTGGCTGCATCCTAGCGATCGCAATGCGAGTCCCGTGAAGAGGGACGTCGCCTTTGGTGAGTTCTACTCAAAGCGTCAAGGTAAGAATGCAATCAAAGATAACACGGTCCAACACTCCTAATCAGAACCTGAACCCCTCGTTCTAGATCCCGTGACCGGTTATGTGAAGAGCACATTGCACGTTCACGTTTGTAGCAATGGAGACAATGGATCTACAAGTGGAACACCGCATCATGCTCAGGAAAGCATGCAACTGGGAAAGTAAGTTTTGGAAGCCGACGCCACAGCTATTACGCCAAATCGACCGTCAGCAAccacaagaaaaacaataaaccatTTATTTACTATTGCGTTTATACTTGGCTTAAAAGCTTAAGTGGAGAGTTAATGTTTGGGCCGAGATGATCGATAAAGCCTCTATGTCACGGCTGATTCGCcctttttgtttctgcttgTATGCTTTAATTTACGttgattatgattatgttTTTGACCAAAAAGTTTAATCAGATTGCAATACTttgaattggaaaaaaaaacgttgAAAAGAGGCAAAAAGTTGTAACCGAATGCGTTTGTTCCTTACTAACTCGAACTAGAGGCTCTTTTCTtaacaaactaataaaattatttgggAACTTTTTTTGAGCTCTTTGAGAAGCTCTCCATGTCCCCTGTCTTTTCTTACTTGTACTTATACAGAAACTTACCTACCCTactctttgtttattttcattttccacctTTGCGGCTAATGATTTTTTGGTGATGGTTCAGTATCTCGCCACAAAGCGGCATCACTTTCTATAGCCCAACCCGACTTGAGGAATCAGATTCCGATGCTAGCGAAACGGCCGAGGCCCTAGCGAGCATTGTGAAAAGCGCTCAACCCAACGATCCTGTGATAAGTGAAATCACTGATGCCTTATTGACATACAACTATAGACTATATGCTGTGCCACCGCCTACACCTGATGGCTGGGTACTGGGCGCTAGTTAAATGTGCCATTTACCGAAAGGTATAACACTTTAGTTAAGTTTCGCATTCAAATCACTGAATTCAGATCACTGCAACCCGTTCACTCGTTGATAATTCCTGCGCTCTCGTCCGCATTCACTCACGCCCAAATAGAGCTCTCATCCGATCGATCCGTCCTGACCGCCATCTCCCAGTTTCCCTAATCGAATTGCAGTTGGCTTCTTCATTCTCATTCCATTGCATCTCCTCAGTCTACCCCTGATTCATACATTTCAGATGGGCTCTCGAATGagatatatatactatatagatatatatcaCTATATTCCTTCTCTTTTGCGATTTAGCGTTAAGAGACTTAATTACTTACGTTTCGTTTTGTGTTACGagattcttttatattttcactATAAAGTATTGCCATCTCTTTAAACTTTTCAGCAACAACTCGATCAATTTTGTaagatatataaaaaaaaaattaaaaatcatgCCCTCTAACCTTTATCTTTACCCTTCTCCTTTTTCGCTTTGAACGCAGCTTGCAGAATAGCACCATCATGCACCTATAAATCCGAATTTAACCAATCTGACTTAAAAAATCAAGCGACATAGAGAGTTTCAGAttgaaagaaaataataaaattgacAAGTGTTTAAAACTGATTGCTACATTAGATTTAACATAATCCTACGTGCCCCTTATTAAGGGTTGTTCGATTACTTGCATGTTCGTTGCTGTTGTCACTTTTATTACGAACTTAAACTCAATTTgatgttattgttattatattaaatgttAAGTGAATCCTGCATTCTCAATTGTTGGGGATTAGCTTCCATTAAAGCTTGCGATCATTTCCCAAGTACAAATATGTAATAAGTTGagcacttctgtcatttcattattttatgcCCTCATATAATGCATCTATTCCACCTTTTCCTTGGATCGCCTGCatgattttgatttaatatAATCCggttctttattatttatcaacGTTTTCTTTTCTAATTTGACAAAACTTTATTCGAAACCTCTTTTAGTGGTGACTTTGGAATGGCGGACTTCGATACGATTACAAACTTTGAGAACTTTTGAAACTATAACCACTATAGAAGCCTACATATAATCGAAATCAGATAAACTCCTGAACGTGTGCCGCTATCTTGGAAGTCCGACGATGCCGATTCCGCCACCTCAACGATATAAACGATCTGGCGCATGACTCATTGTGCTAatcaaaagttttatttaatgttatcTAGATGTAATTATTAGATTTGGGAATGCATCGTAGTGGAAGGTTTTGATTGGTACGTATTTTATCTCTTGATATTATTCCATATCAAAACTCACTAAAACGCACTAAGATTTCGCTAGCACTTCGGGTTAGAAAAAAGAAGTTGAAGTAAAATGTTTGTACCTTAGCAAATGAATAGattgaatatatattgaaaCGAAGAGGTTTATTATGCTACGTACTTAATGTTCGCGATTGTCCAGTTAATTGTTTATCGTATTTTGAGCGTTATTCGTCGTTTTATGCTATATACAAAcgttatacacaaataaactAGGGAAAGGATATGGATTCCGGGAAGTGAGTTGGTTTCAATGGTCATGGATCTAGACTAGCTAGAAGAGTTAAAACTTCTTTAACACTAGCTGGAAGATTTGAATCTTAATATAAGACTAGCTAGAAGAGTTGAAACTCCGTACAGGGAACGAAACAAATTACGAATTTACAtgaaaaatatctaaatatatttatatacgtatatatgtacacaagCGCTTTCTTGTCGCAGAAGGtgaaactatttttaaaaaccaagTTAGCCCCGTGTTTTAAATGTTACTCGTGTACCTACTACTTGCGACTAAGAACTAACTATTTTCGTAGGTTTtcgtttatatattttatattaaattctTAACTTTTTCCTTGCAGCTTTTTGTGAAACGCCAAAACACagaacaacatcaacaacaattaGATCTAGCAGAGcaatgcatgcaaattgcgcACCTCAACACAAACACCTTCAGCTCACAGCCAGAACATtgtctatattatatatcgtGATTATGATTGTGTCTGACTTAAGCAGAATTTAGAATTTCTGTGTTGTATAAACCTTTAGAATGTGTCCGCatgttgttttatatttttatatataccttttatatatgtatacatatgatTTCAATTTTGCACTATGACGTGTTCGTCTGTGACAAAGCATTACGTTTAAATGATACTGACGAGAGAATCGATTTAGTTAGTGAGTAACTATTTGTTGAATcgaaatttttgattttgatttttattttaatcgcCTAATTTTAAAACTTGGATATAGAAATTACTTCGCGTGCTAAGCCtatgttaaaaaaaagatgaaaaacaATCAACGAAAGCAGCAACGCAGAGATTGATTGCtttaattttagttataaTCTAAGTAACATTGAATTGCTTTATGTAACCCCTCCTTTATTGGCTTCCAATGctgaaaatgcgaaaaaatttaaactaatcaatgtatattttttttaacttgttTGTTTGAGTCATCAGGGCAGAGTTTGCAATGCATTTCAAATGCGCCACATGCGATTGCCTTTTTAGTCAGCTATTAGAGACACAAGGACCATATTACGTTTTTTTGAGAGATCATAAGCATAAtcatttatgtatgtaaacagcaacaataacacaaTACTACACTTAGCTTTGTATGCGAACCTTAAGAATTTTATAAAACTTAAGTACACcccaaataaatatacaattcaataaaattaaaacacttaaATGTGAACGAGAGCGGATTTCCTTCTGTGTACTCACAATTTGTgaaacaaaatgtaataatgtGTACGTAAAGTTTTAATGTTTCATTATGAAAGCtattgcacacacacattcccCAAAAACTCTAAACAAACACCACgcaacacacagatacacaagatacacaaatacacaagAGAGACGCTCGCCAAAAACAATGTTGATATTTGGATACTATTTGATTGTCCTGTACTCACGGTGTACTTGAACTAAATGTGTACATGGTGTAAgtgttttaaatgtaatttcaaACGCTAATTGGGTGTGCAATTTCTAAAGCTAAAGTGGGAAACTATTCTTGTCAAAATGGCCAATAAAGATTTGATTTTAAACATTAGCTTGAAGTGATTGTGGTTTTATTTCGATTCCATGCCGACGGGTTATACGTATATCACACAGATGAGCTTGAGAAGGGTCCTTGTATCTAATTGGATATCTTGGTGGAGCAGCACTTGTCTTTGGGTCCGTTCTTGCAGGAGCACTGGCACTGCTGGCTGCAGGCGCAGTTGTCGCCGCACTTGGTAGCGGAGCACTGGCAGTCTGAGGATTTAACCGGGAAATAAGCAGCCGCACTGGATTAACCAGGATTAATTGTATACTCACTTGTTCCACAAGCCTTGCAACCCATTatgtgatttttattttgtgttttgtttgtattaaaataaacctGATGCACTTAGCCGTAAGGTAGCACTGTTTGATGATTGTCGCCTGGAGGTCCAGCATTCTTATAGTGCTCCCACTGCTTTGCGCACCACCAAATCGATTCTCGTTATCAGGGCGTGTGCAAATCGCTTTATCATCGCCGGGCACAAAAAGCATTATGTTTTTGCGCACGCCGATTGAACTGCACACGGTTTTCTTATCTTATCGGGCAGCACGGCCCACAGTTTCGATTGGACTGGATCGGGTATAAAGAGGAGAGTTTCCCAACCTGAAGGCATCAACAAGTTTAAAAGCTTCGACTTGAAAACACCGCAACAAGCtaaccaaaaaaccaacaagATGCCTTGCCAGGGATGTGGAAACAGTAAGTACCAGTCACCCTAAATGGGGTAACCTATATTTTATAAAGTTATACTAATAGAATGAACTCTCCTCCTTTAGACTGTCGGTGCTCAGCCGGAAAGTGCGGCGGTAACTGCGCCGGAAACAGCCAATGCCAATGCGCCGCCAAGACGGGAGCCAAGTGCTGCCAGGCCAAGTGATTGCCAACTACACTTGGATTAGGTTAATTAGTTTCTTATAGTTGTTACAAATCCCCGACTGACACTGAATAAACCCTATTATAATGTGGTTTTCCTAATTTATTATGACTTAATTCCTTGGGAAGTGGATATCTAGCAATTCCAGTGATATCTAGCAATTTGAAttccttttttaaaaattaaaaactgatGCTACATTGGCAAAAGGATACACTATGGTTGAATGACTCGACTAGCGGAGGGCATTATTATAGTGATCGAAATATTGTGGAAACATTCATTAATCCTACACATTCGAAGTCGCATTATAAGTTCATTTCGCGTGCCTCTAAAGTAGCTCTTAAATCCTCATGaataaatttagaaaacaaCTCAAACATTTTCAGGCATTTGTAACGGAAGTCTTTATTCCAGGCCCCACTTTGGGCATAAGTTTATAATCTACGgggtttatttaatttgcagcgAAGCAAAACAGCTCGCTACCACTTTCTATGGCCCATTTAGCCAAGTGTGGTTGGCTGTGGAGCAGGTGCGTTAGTTGAAGGGCCATCAGCCGACAGAGAAGGGGACTCGAGTCGCCGCAGTCTTAAAATGTGCAACTTGGAGGGGCCACTGCTGGCAGTGGCGAGCAGCGAATGCATGTCTGAGTGCCACAGCCGTGTCCTTGCCACACTGCTCGGAAGAGTCCTTTAGGATGCGTGCCGTAAACAGGTTGATATGGCAGGATGGCAGGCAAGTGGTTAAACATCTGGCAGATTGAAAGCCGTGAAGGACACGCTGTCTGACTGTCAATTTGCATTCGAAAGATGCATTAAGCGCGCTAATTGCAGTTGACAATCTTATTTAACAGCCAGCCAAATTGGGGAATTGCCGGATCCGGGTGCCAGGGTAATCTAGTTGGATATCCTTGGAGCTTAGCTCTAGGccgaaatttccatttcagcgATTTAATAACGTTAAGCGGCGGAAATGGAATCGCGCCAGGTAACTGCTCACTGCTAACtgatttttgctttgctttttccGCCAAGTCATCAAAGTTAATTCGTATGGGTGGAAGTTGGAGCTATGATGTTTTTACATCCATTTCCCGCTTCGAAATGCCAGTCAGCCGTTTCTCCTTGCTTTGCtctatttgctttgttttgcttcctGGCCGGAAATTCGTGTCACACCATTTGCCAGTTTCTGCCTGATAAAGTGACACGTCGGCATTGAAAGTTGCAGGCTGCAAGTGGGTCACGCGATGCGTTTAAATCTCGGCTTAGGGGCGCATACGCGGCTAAAGCAGTGACGCACACGGGACGTATACGCGACGCCTTTTTGTGGGCACTCTTAAAGCGCAAACGCAAACAGTTAATTACGACATTAAGTTTTCATGTCGCAACGAAGTGAAACGAAGCGAAACGGAAACAACTGCAATGCGGACACTTCGTGAGGACTTTGTCGCCAGCCGAAAGGCGAAAAAGGACGAGGCGCCCGGCGCATCACTTATGCATAAGAACATTTTAACTTTTCGTTGGCCACTTTCGACCCTCGACGGGATCAGGGATCAGGGATAAGGGattggggaatggggatgcAAAATACGGTACACAGTATTCCGGAAACAGGGGACAAAGGACACGGGCTCATGTTTATCTTTGCGTGTGAATCTCGCCTCCTGGCAGTGTAAAGTTGCTCTACGGTGAAATCAAATTATCCACACAAGTGGCGAGAAGTTTTCGGCAGGCAACGaaacataaattaatgaaatgcacaaaaacTGCGAAGCCACCGTCACCCGCCCGTTTTGTGTGCAAATAttcttaataatttattacaatttgtttgctaaGCGCTTCGAAACTTTCCTGAACTTTTCAACATAAATTAACAGATTAGTCAGCAGCCGTCGGGTCGAGTGGCACACTCTATGCTCCCCCGCCACCGAATTCAAGCCAGGAGCCGGTTGACCCAAAAGCCCCAGGAAAACCCAAGCAGACTGGGCCCAGACAGGTTCTGCCTCTGTTTTGGCTCACCTGTTCCGGTGTCCCTGCGTTAATTTCCATCTCCCAACGAGCTGGGAAAACTTTGCACCAGCACGCACAGAGGTGCGCTTCTGATCCAACCGCTGTGGCTAACACTATAAATCTTGGCCAATTTGCAAATCTCTCCAGCCGCTTTTCGTGGCTTGGAGGTCAGGAACCCGAGGGGCGTGGCTTTACACATTCACCGTAAAAtattcgtttttaatttgtttcatttgttgACCCCTAAAAGAAATGTTTGCACATATACAGGTATGTA is a window encoding:
- the LOC122621860 gene encoding signal transducer and transcription activator isoform X1 — encoded protein: MSLWKRISSHVDCEQRMAAYYEEKGLLELRLCLAPWIEDRIMSEQITPNTTDQLERVALKFNEDLQQKLLSTRTASDQALKFRVVELCALIQRISAVELYTHLRSGLQKELQLVTEKSVAATAGQSMPLNPYNMNNTPMVTGYMDPSELLAVSNSCNPPVVQGIGPIHNVQNPGIASPALGMVTPKVELYEVQHQIMQALNDFGNCANALKLLVQNYGYMLNSTSSPNAEAAYRSLIDEKAAIVLTMRRSFMYYESLHEMVIHELKNWRHQQAQAGNGAPFNEGSLDDIQRCFEMLETFIAHMLAAVKELMRVRLVTEEPELTHLLEQVQNAQKNLVCSAFIVDKQPPQVMKTNTRFAASVRWLIGSQLGIHNNPPTVECIIMSEIQSQRFVTRNTQMDNSSLSGQSSGEIQNASSTMEYQQNNHVFSASFRNMQLKKIKRAEKKGTESVMDEKFALFFYTTTTVNDFQIRVWTLSLPVVVIVHGNQEPQSWATITWDNAFAEIVRDPFMITDRVTWAQLSVALNIKFGSCTGRSLTIDNLDFLYEKLQREERSEYITWNQFCKEPMPDRSFTFWEWFFAIMKLTKDHMLGMWKAGCIMGFINKAKAQDDLLRSVYGIGTFLLRFSDSELGGVTIAYVNENGLVTMLAPWTARDFQVLNLADRIRDLDVLCWLHPSDRNASPVKRDVAFGEFYSKRQEPEPLVLDPVTGYVKSTLHVHVCSNGDNGSTSGTPHHAQESMQLGNISPQSGITFYSPTRLEESDSDASETAEALASIVKSAQPNDPVISEITDALLTYNYRLYAVPPPTPDGWVLGAS
- the LOC122621860 gene encoding signal transducer and transcription activator isoform X3, yielding MSLWKRISSHVDCEQRMAAYYEEKGLLELRLCLAPWIEDRIMSEQITPNTTDQLERVALKFNEDLQQKLLSTRTASDQALKFRVVELCALIQRISAVELYTHLRSGLQKELQLVTEKSVAATAGQSMPLNPYNMNNTPMVTGYMDPSELLAVSNSCNPPVVQGIGPIHNVQNPGIASPALGMVTPKVELYEVQHQIMQALNDFGNCANALKLLVQNYGYMLNSTSSPNAEAAYRSLIDEKAAIVLTMRRSFMYYESLHEMVIHELKNWRHQQAQAGNGAPFNEGSLDDIQRCFEMLETFIAHMLAAVKELMRVRLVTEEPELTHLLEQVQNAQKNLVCSAFIVDKQPPQVMKTNTRFAASVRWLIGSQLGIHNNPPTVECIIMSEIQSQRFVTRNTQMDNSSLSGQSSGEIQNASSTMEYQQNNHVFSASFRNMQLKKIKRAEKKGTESVMDEKFALFFYTTTTVNDFQIRVWTLSLPVVVIVHGNQEPQSWATITWDNAFAEIVRDPFMITDRVTWAQLSVALNIKFGSCTGRSLTIDNLDFLYEKLQREERSEYITWNQFCKEPMPDRSFTFWEWFFAIMKLTKDHMLGMWKAGCIMGFINKAKAQDDLLRSVYGIGTFLLRFSDSELGGVTIAYVNENGLVTMLAPWTARDFQVLNLADRIRDLDVLCWLHPSDRNASPVKRDVAFGEFYSKRQEPEPLVLDPVTGYVKSTLHVHVCSNGDNGSTSGTPHHAQESMQLGNGDFGMADFDTITNFENF
- the LOC122621860 gene encoding signal transducer and transcription activator isoform X2, which produces MSLWKRISSHVDCEQRMAAYYEEKGLLELRLCLAPWIEDRIMSEQITPNTTDQLERVALKFNEDLQQKLLSTRTASDQALKFRVVELCALIQRISAVELYTHLRSGLQKELQLVTEKSVAATAGQSMPLNPYNMNNTPMVTGYMDPSELLAVSNSCNPPVVQGIGPIHNVQNPGIASPALGMVTPKVELYEVQHQIMQALNDFGNCANALKLLVQNYGYMLNSTSSPNAEAAYRSLIDEKAAIVLTMRRSFMYYESLHEMVIHELKNWRHQQAQAGNGAPFNEGSLDDIQRCFEMLETFIAHMLAAVKELMRVRLVTEEPELTHLLEQVQNAQKNLVCSAFIVDKQPPQVMKTNTRFAASVRWLIGSQLGIHNNPPTVECIIMSEIQSQRFVTRNTQMDNSSLSGQSSGEIQNASSTMEYQQNNHVFSASFRNMQLKKIKRAEKKGTESVMDEKFALFFYTTTTVNDFQIRVWTLSLPVVVIVHGNQEPQSWATITWDNAFAEIVRDPFMITDRVTWAQLSVALNIKFGSCTGRSLTIDNLDFLYEKLQREERSEYITWNQFCKEPMPDRSFTFWEWFFAIMKLTKDHMLGMWKAGCIMGFINKAKAQDDLLRSVYGIGTFLLRFSDSELGGVTIAYVNENGLVTMLAPWTARDFQVLNLADRIRDLDVLCWLHPSDRNASPVKRDVAFGEFYSKRQDPVTGYVKSTLHVHVCSNGDNGSTSGTPHHAQESMQLGNISPQSGITFYSPTRLEESDSDASETAEALASIVKSAQPNDPVISEITDALLTYNYRLYAVPPPTPDGWVLGAS
- the LOC122621860 gene encoding signal transducer and transcription activator isoform X6 encodes the protein MSLWKRISSHVDCEQRMAAYYEEKGLLELRLCLAPWIEDRIMSEQITPNTTDQLERVALKFNEDLQQKLLSTRTASDQALKFRVVELCALIQRISAVELYTHLRSGLQKELQLVTEKSVAATAGQSMPLNPYNMNNTPMVTGYMDPSELLAVSNSCNPPVVQGIGPIHNVQNPGIASPALGMVTPKVELYEVQHQIMQALNDFGNCANALKLLVQNYGYMLNSTSSPNAEAAYRSLIDEKAAIVLTMRRSFMYYESLHEMVIHELKNWRHQQAQAGNGAPFNEGSLDDIQRCFEMLETFIAHMLAAVKELMRVRLVTEEPELTHLLEQVQNAQKNLVCSAFIVDKQPPQVMKTNTRFAASVRWLIGSQLGIHNNPPTVECIIMSEIQSQRFVTRNTQMDNSSLSGQSSGEIQNASSTMEYQQNNHVFSASFRNMQLKKIKRAEKKGTESVMDEKFALFFYTTTTVNDFQIRVWTLSLPVVVIVHGNQEPQSWATITWDNAFAEIVRDPFMITDRVTWAQLSVALNIKFGSCTGRSLTIDNLDFLYEKLQREERSEYITWNQFCKEPMPDRSFTFWEWFFAIMKLTKDHMLGMWKAGCIMGFINKAKAQDDLLRSVYGIGTFLLRFSDSELGGVTIAYVNENGLVTMLAPWTARDFQVLNLADRIRDLDVLCWLHPSDRNASPVKRDVAFGEFYSKRQDPVTGYVKSTLHVHVCSNGDNGSTSGTPHHAQESMQLGNISPQSGITFYSPTRLEESDSDASETAEALASIVKSAQPNDPVISEITDALLTYNYRRGDFGMADFDTITNFENF
- the LOC122621860 gene encoding signal transducer and transcription activator isoform X4, yielding MSLWKRISSHVDCEQRMAAYYEEKGLLELRLCLAPWIEDRIMSEQITPNTTDQLERVALKFNEDLQQKLLSTRTASDQALKFRVVELCALIQRISAVELYTHLRSGLQKELQLVTEKSVAATAGQSMPLNPYNMNNTPMVTGYMDPSELLAVSNSCNPPVVQGIGPIHNVQNPGIASPALGMVTPKVELYEVQHQIMQALNDFGNCANALKLLVQNYGYMLNSTSSPNAEAAYRSLIDEKAAIVLTMRRSFMYYESLHEMVIHELKNWRHQQAQAGNGAPFNEGSLDDIQRCFEMLETFIAHMLAAVKELMRVRLVTEEPELTHLLEQVQNAQKNLVCSAFIVDKQPPQVMKTNTRFAASVRWLIGSQLGIHNNPPTVECIIMSEIQSQRFVTRNTQMDNSSLSGQSSGEIQNASSTMEYQQNNHVFSASFRNMQLKKIKRAEKKGTESVMDEKFALFFYTTTTVNDFQIRVWTLSLPVVVIVHGNQEPQSWATITWDNAFAEIVRDPFMITDRVTWAQLSVALNIKFGSCTGRSLTIDNLDFLYEKLQREERSEYITWNQFCKEPMPDRSFTFWEWFFAIMKLTKDHMLGMWKAGCIMGFINKAKAQDDLLRSVYGIGTFLLRFSDSELGGVTIAYVNENGLVTMLAPWTARDFQVLNLADRIRDLDVLCWLHPSDRNASPVKRDVAFGEFYSKRQDPVTGYVKSTLHVHVCSNGDNGSTSGTPHHAQESMQLGNGDFGMADFDTITNFENF
- the LOC122621860 gene encoding signal transducer and transcription activator isoform X5 produces the protein MPLNPYNMNNTPMVTGYMDPSELLAVSNSCNPPVVQGIGPIHNVQNPGIASPALGMVTPKVELYEVQHQIMQALNDFGNCANALKLLVQNYGYMLNSTSSPNAEAAYRSLIDEKAAIVLTMRRSFMYYESLHEMVIHELKNWRHQQAQAGNGAPFNEGSLDDIQRCFEMLETFIAHMLAAVKELMRVRLVTEEPELTHLLEQVQNAQKNLVCSAFIVDKQPPQVMKTNTRFAASVRWLIGSQLGIHNNPPTVECIIMSEIQSQRFVTRNTQMDNSSLSGQSSGEIQNASSTMEYQQNNHVFSASFRNMQLKKIKRAEKKGTESVMDEKFALFFYTTTTVNDFQIRVWTLSLPVVVIVHGNQEPQSWATITWDNAFAEIVRDPFMITDRVTWAQLSVALNIKFGSCTGRSLTIDNLDFLYEKLQREERSEYITWNQFCKEPMPDRSFTFWEWFFAIMKLTKDHMLGMWKAGCIMGFINKAKAQDDLLRSVYGIGTFLLRFSDSELGGVTIAYVNENGLVTMLAPWTARDFQVLNLADRIRDLDVLCWLHPSDRNASPVKRDVAFGEFYSKRQEPEPLVLDPVTGYVKSTLHVHVCSNGDNGSTSGTPHHAQESMQLGNISPQSGITFYSPTRLEESDSDASETAEALASIVKSAQPNDPVISEITDALLTYNYRLYAVPPPTPDGWVLGAS
- the LOC122621863 gene encoding metallothionein-4 translates to MGCKACGTNCQCSATKCGDNCACSQQCQCSCKNGPKDKCCSTKISN
- the LOC122621864 gene encoding metallothionein-2 encodes the protein MPCQGCGNNCRCSAGKCGGNCAGNSQCQCAAKTGAKCCQAK